A part of Lacibacter sp. H407 genomic DNA contains:
- a CDS encoding carbon-nitrogen hydrolase family protein, with amino-acid sequence MDTATIEVRKLTIDDYQQLKDSMIQAYASLGGQYWKEESLAKLIEKFPDGQICVTVDQKVVGCALSLVVDINRFGDNHTYRQITGDYSFGTHDPDGDVLYGIEVFIHPEYRGLRLARRLYDTRKIICESLNLRAIMAGGRLPSYSKYAAELTPKQYIEKVKKRELHDQTLSFQLANDFQIKKVIHNYLPEDNESMGYATLLVWYNVFYERAFNPMKGKKEMVRIGLIQWQMRPYDKLEELVNNVEYFIDAVSDYQSDFAVLPELFNAPLMGKYNHLPGHKAIRELAQYTAPLVKEISRLAISYNVNIIAGSMPDLRDGKLYNACYFLHRDGRIDCYDKIHPTPSEEYEWGIEGGNKLKVFDTDCGKVGVLVCYDVEFPELARLLADQGMKILFVPFLTDTQNAYNRVRYCAQARAIENECYVAIAGNVGNLPKVHNMDLQFAQSAVFTPSDFAFPVNGIKAEASPNTEMIVVSDVDLSLLQELHEYGSVQILKDRRHDLYKLELLKKEEPKAE; translated from the coding sequence ATGGATACAGCAACAATAGAAGTACGAAAATTAACGATCGATGATTATCAGCAATTGAAAGATTCGATGATACAGGCTTATGCCAGTTTAGGCGGACAGTACTGGAAAGAAGAATCACTTGCCAAACTCATTGAAAAATTTCCTGATGGACAGATCTGTGTAACAGTGGATCAGAAAGTAGTGGGTTGTGCACTCTCCCTGGTAGTGGATATTAACCGCTTTGGAGATAACCATACCTATCGGCAGATCACCGGTGATTATTCGTTTGGTACACATGATCCGGATGGTGATGTGTTGTATGGGATCGAAGTATTTATTCATCCCGAATACAGAGGCCTTCGTTTAGCACGACGATTATATGATACACGAAAAATTATTTGTGAGAGTCTCAACCTGCGGGCCATTATGGCTGGCGGACGGCTTCCGAGTTACAGCAAGTATGCCGCAGAGCTTACACCTAAACAATACATTGAAAAGGTAAAGAAACGGGAATTGCATGATCAGACCCTGAGTTTTCAACTGGCCAACGACTTTCAGATCAAAAAAGTGATTCATAATTATTTGCCGGAAGATAATGAGTCGATGGGGTATGCTACACTGTTAGTATGGTACAATGTTTTTTATGAGCGTGCTTTTAATCCCATGAAAGGGAAAAAAGAAATGGTGCGGATCGGTTTGATCCAGTGGCAGATGCGTCCTTACGATAAACTGGAAGAACTGGTAAACAACGTTGAATATTTTATTGACGCTGTGAGTGATTACCAATCTGACTTTGCCGTACTACCTGAATTGTTTAATGCGCCTCTGATGGGCAAATACAATCATTTGCCCGGGCATAAAGCCATCCGTGAGCTGGCCCAGTATACTGCACCGCTGGTAAAAGAAATTTCACGACTGGCGATTTCGTATAACGTAAATATTATTGCAGGTAGCATGCCCGACTTAAGGGATGGCAAATTATACAACGCCTGTTATTTTCTGCACAGAGATGGCCGCATCGATTGTTACGATAAAATTCATCCCACACCTTCCGAAGAATATGAGTGGGGTATTGAAGGTGGTAACAAACTGAAAGTATTTGATACCGATTGCGGGAAAGTTGGTGTGCTTGTTTGTTATGATGTAGAGTTTCCTGAACTGGCACGTTTACTGGCAGATCAGGGGATGAAGATTTTGTTTGTTCCTTTCCTTACCGATACGCAGAATGCGTATAACCGTGTACGTTACTGTGCACAGGCAAGAGCAATCGAAAATGAATGTTATGTAGCAATTGCAGGTAACGTAGGTAACCTGCCGAAAGTGCATAATATGGATCTGCAGTTTGCGCAATCAGCTGTTTTTACACCGTCTGATTTTGCTTTTCCTGTAAATGGTATCAAAGCAGAAGCATCACCCAATACAGAAATGATCGTGGTAAGTGATGTGGATCTGTCGTTACTGCAGGAGTTACATGAATACGGCAGTGTACAAATTCTGAAAGACAGAAGACATGATTTGTATAAGCTGGAGTTGTTGAAGAAAGAAGAACCAAAAGCAGAATAA
- a CDS encoding S9 family peptidase, with amino-acid sequence MKKVFLGFCFLVFGLFAIAQFKPDKIKWTKDGNGSYENDKNNIVKVNFKTGAQTVLVAADVLKTNSNKLTVADFEVNNNDQGVLIFTNTARVWRYNTRGDYWYYHIPAKQLQQIGKDRPAQSLLYAKISPNGELAAYVSENNLYVEELASGKSKAITSTNNTKKLINGTFDWVYEEEFGCRDGFRWSSDSKSIAYWQVDANQIKDYFMLNTTDGNYSKVIPVEYPKVGEQPSPVKIGVVNVQSGETKWMNIPGDPANNYLPRMEWSGTNELIVQQLNRKQNESKLYFCNASTGEAKLFHNETDKAWIDIKSRWNDDDPRGWEFIENGKSFLWVSEKDGWRHIYKVTRDGKETLLTIGNYDIATISAVDEAKNELYFIASPDNATQRYLYKVTMDGKSKAVRVTPAGYDGTNGYELAPNGLVGVHRFTSRTVAPSSQIISLPAHKPIAGDDLLKKIKPVQKDNLEFFTITTEDGVTMDGWISKPKNYDPAKKYPVVLYVYSEPAATTVEDDFYAGNNFLFSGDMNAQGYFYVSFNSRGTPTLKGAEWRKSIYKQIGRINIRDQAMGMKKLLADRSYLDPSRVAVWGWSGGGSSTLHLLFQYPDLFQTGISVAAVGNQLFYDNIYQERYMGLPQENKDDFIKGSPITYAKNLKGNLLYIHGTGDDNVHYSNAEVLVNELIKQGKLFQFMPYPNRTHSISEGAGTFQHLSKLYTAYLKEKCPPEAR; translated from the coding sequence ATGAAGAAGGTATTTCTTGGATTTTGTTTTTTGGTCTTTGGACTTTTCGCAATCGCCCAGTTTAAACCGGATAAGATCAAGTGGACAAAAGACGGCAACGGCAGTTATGAAAACGACAAGAACAATATTGTAAAGGTCAATTTCAAAACAGGCGCACAAACTGTACTGGTTGCGGCCGACGTTTTAAAAACAAACAGCAACAAACTCACCGTTGCTGATTTTGAAGTAAATAATAACGATCAGGGCGTGTTGATCTTCACAAACACTGCAAGGGTGTGGCGCTACAATACACGTGGTGATTACTGGTATTATCATATTCCTGCAAAACAGTTGCAGCAGATCGGAAAAGATCGTCCCGCACAAAGTCTGCTCTACGCTAAAATTTCTCCAAACGGAGAACTGGCAGCATATGTTTCCGAAAACAATCTCTATGTGGAAGAATTAGCTTCGGGAAAATCGAAAGCGATCACTTCTACCAACAATACCAAAAAACTCATCAATGGCACATTTGATTGGGTGTACGAAGAAGAGTTTGGCTGCAGAGATGGTTTTCGCTGGAGCAGTGATAGCAAGAGTATCGCATATTGGCAGGTAGATGCCAACCAGATCAAAGATTACTTTATGCTCAATACAACCGATGGAAATTATTCAAAAGTAATTCCGGTTGAATATCCGAAAGTGGGTGAACAACCTTCGCCGGTGAAGATCGGTGTTGTGAACGTGCAATCAGGTGAAACTAAGTGGATGAATATTCCCGGCGATCCTGCAAATAATTATCTGCCTCGTATGGAATGGAGCGGCACCAATGAACTGATTGTACAGCAACTCAACCGAAAACAAAACGAAAGCAAATTATATTTCTGTAATGCGTCAACAGGCGAAGCAAAACTTTTTCATAACGAAACAGATAAAGCCTGGATCGATATCAAAAGCCGCTGGAACGATGATGACCCACGTGGCTGGGAGTTTATCGAAAACGGAAAGTCGTTTTTATGGGTGAGCGAAAAAGATGGCTGGCGTCATATCTACAAGGTAACACGTGATGGAAAAGAAACATTGCTCACGATCGGCAACTATGATATTGCAACCATCAGTGCAGTAGATGAAGCAAAGAATGAATTGTATTTTATTGCATCACCTGATAATGCAACGCAACGTTATCTCTACAAAGTAACCATGGATGGCAAAAGTAAAGCTGTACGTGTAACACCTGCAGGTTATGACGGTACGAATGGTTATGAACTGGCGCCGAATGGTTTGGTTGGCGTACATCGTTTCACCAGTCGCACAGTTGCTCCATCTTCACAGATCATTAGTTTGCCGGCGCACAAGCCCATTGCAGGTGATGACCTGTTGAAGAAAATAAAGCCCGTTCAAAAAGACAATCTCGAATTTTTTACCATCACTACTGAAGATGGTGTAACGATGGATGGATGGATCAGCAAACCGAAAAATTATGATCCTGCAAAAAAATATCCTGTTGTATTGTATGTGTACAGCGAGCCTGCAGCAACAACTGTAGAAGATGATTTTTATGCAGGCAACAACTTTCTGTTTAGTGGCGATATGAATGCACAGGGCTATTTCTATGTATCGTTCAACAGCCGTGGTACACCCACATTAAAAGGTGCGGAGTGGAGAAAAAGTATTTACAAACAAATTGGCCGTATCAACATCCGTGACCAGGCAATGGGCATGAAAAAATTATTGGCCGATCGTTCTTATCTCGACCCAAGCCGTGTTGCTGTTTGGGGCTGGAGTGGTGGCGGGTCATCAACCCTGCATCTGCTGTTTCAATATCCTGATTTGTTTCAAACCGGTATTTCTGTTGCAGCAGTAGGCAATCAATTGTTTTACGACAATATTTACCAGGAACGTTACATGGGTTTGCCGCAGGAGAATAAGGATGATTTCATCAAAGGCTCTCCTATTACCTATGCAAAAAATCTGAAAGGAAATTTATTGTACATCCATGGAACAGGTGACGACAATGTGCATTACAGTAATGCTGAAGTATTGGTGAATGAATTGATCAAACAAGGCAAGCTGTTTCAGTTCATGCCGTATCCAAATCGTACACACAGCATCAGCGAAGGAGCCGGTACGTTTCAACATTTATCGAAACTGTATACTGCGTATTTAAAAGAAAAGTGTCCGCCGGAGGCAAGATAA
- a CDS encoding dipeptidase encodes MQAWKDYQEQHKDRFLNELLDLLRIPSISAKTENKADMIRCAEVVKQRLLEAGADTVTIYETAGHPLVYGEKIIDPSKPTVLVYGHYDVQPADPLNLWNSPPFEPVIKDGKIFARGACDDKGQFYMHVKALEIMLQTNSLTNNIKFCIEGEEEVGSPNLATFVKANKELLKADVVLISDTAMLSMEHPSLDVGVRGLSYIEVEVTGPNRDLHSGVYGGAVANPITILAKMIASCHDENNHITIPGFYDDVVEATPEERKLMAAAPYDEKEYSDDLGVTELWGEKGFTTNERTGIRPTLEVNGMWGGYTGEGAKTVLPSKAFAKISARLVPNQSSEKITEKLLTYFKSIAPAGVTVEAHEHHGGEPYMTPVDSKAYKAAAAAIKDTFGKDPIPVRGGGSIPICALFEQELGIKIVFIGFGLDSDNLHSPNEKYDIFNFYKGIETIPYFHKHFSEA; translated from the coding sequence ATGCAGGCTTGGAAAGATTACCAGGAACAACACAAAGACCGTTTTTTAAACGAATTGCTTGACCTTCTCCGCATCCCTTCGATCAGCGCCAAAACTGAAAACAAGGCCGACATGATCCGTTGTGCAGAAGTGGTGAAACAGCGTTTGCTGGAAGCCGGTGCTGATACAGTAACGATTTATGAAACAGCAGGTCATCCATTGGTGTATGGCGAAAAGATCATTGATCCATCCAAACCAACCGTGTTGGTGTATGGACATTATGATGTGCAACCGGCCGATCCGTTGAATTTGTGGAACAGTCCGCCGTTTGAACCTGTGATCAAAGACGGAAAAATATTTGCACGTGGTGCCTGCGATGATAAGGGACAGTTTTACATGCATGTAAAAGCGTTGGAAATAATGCTTCAAACCAATTCGCTCACCAACAATATTAAATTCTGTATTGAAGGGGAAGAAGAAGTGGGCAGTCCGAATTTGGCAACGTTTGTAAAAGCGAACAAAGAATTATTAAAGGCCGATGTAGTACTCATCAGCGATACAGCTATGCTCAGCATGGAACATCCTTCGCTTGATGTGGGCGTAAGAGGTCTTAGTTATATTGAAGTGGAAGTAACAGGACCTAACCGTGATTTGCACAGTGGTGTATACGGTGGTGCAGTTGCAAATCCAATTACTATTTTAGCAAAGATGATCGCCAGTTGTCACGATGAAAATAATCATATCACCATTCCCGGTTTTTATGATGATGTGGTAGAAGCAACACCGGAAGAACGTAAGCTGATGGCAGCTGCGCCGTACGATGAAAAAGAATACAGTGACGATCTGGGTGTAACAGAACTCTGGGGTGAAAAAGGATTTACAACCAATGAACGCACGGGCATTCGTCCAACACTGGAAGTAAACGGTATGTGGGGTGGTTATACGGGTGAAGGTGCAAAAACAGTTTTGCCTTCAAAAGCATTTGCAAAAATTTCGGCACGTTTGGTTCCAAATCAGTCTTCAGAAAAAATTACCGAAAAACTGTTGACCTATTTCAAATCCATTGCACCGGCCGGTGTAACAGTGGAAGCACACGAACATCATGGTGGCGAACCATACATGACGCCGGTTGATAGCAAAGCGTACAAAGCTGCTGCTGCTGCTATTAAGGATACATTTGGAAAAGATCCGATACCGGTACGTGGTGGTGGAAGTATTCCTATTTGTGCATTGTTTGAACAGGAGCTGGGAATTAAAATTGTGTTCATTGGTTTTGGATTGGATAGTGATAATCTGCACAGCCCGAATGAGAAGTACGATATTTTTAATTTTTATAAAGGCATTGAAACCATTCCGTATTTCCATAAACATTTTTCTGAAGCGTAA
- a CDS encoding metal-dependent hydrolase family protein encodes MRKISLTTLTFLLFLLQVTAQRTLIHCGKLIDTKDGKVVNNVTIIVQNNLITDVVNGFATAAAQDKVIDLKNKTVMPGLMDMHVHMESETKKGGAADRFTMNPSDIAFQSTVYAHTTLMAGFTTVRDLGGSLVNLSLRNSINKGLVIGPRIFSAGKSIATTGGHADPTNSYRKDLMGDPGPNDGVINGPAEAAHAVRQRYKDGSDCIKITATGGVLSQAKDGSSPQFTIEEIKAIVTTAKDYGFTVAAHAHGAEGIKRAIKGGVTSIEHGTYMDDEGIALAKEYGTWLVPTIIAGKSTADSAKIPGYYTSIVTPKALEVGPKIQATFARAYKGGVKIAFGTDAGVFAHGKNWIEFVYMTEAGMPAMEAIQSATKSGALLLGIWDKLGSIEKGKIADIIAVDGDPINNIKSMEKVVFVMKEGKVYKKDGMQVL; translated from the coding sequence ATGAGAAAAATCAGTTTAACTACACTTACATTCCTCCTGTTTCTGTTACAGGTAACAGCACAACGCACATTGATCCATTGCGGAAAACTTATTGATACAAAAGATGGAAAGGTTGTAAACAACGTTACCATTATTGTACAAAACAATCTGATCACCGATGTGGTGAATGGTTTTGCAACTGCTGCTGCGCAAGACAAAGTGATCGATCTCAAAAACAAAACCGTGATGCCCGGCCTCATGGATATGCATGTGCACATGGAGAGTGAAACAAAAAAAGGCGGAGCGGCCGATCGCTTTACCATGAATCCATCCGACATTGCTTTTCAAAGTACAGTGTATGCACATACGACGTTGATGGCTGGTTTTACAACGGTTCGTGATCTTGGTGGATCGCTGGTGAATCTTTCACTTCGTAATTCGATCAACAAAGGATTGGTAATTGGTCCCCGCATTTTTTCTGCAGGTAAATCCATTGCTACAACAGGCGGACATGCTGATCCCACGAATTCATATCGAAAAGATCTGATGGGCGACCCCGGTCCCAATGATGGTGTCATCAACGGACCAGCAGAAGCGGCACATGCAGTTCGTCAACGCTACAAAGATGGAAGTGATTGTATCAAGATCACTGCAACAGGTGGTGTATTGAGCCAGGCAAAAGATGGATCGAGTCCGCAGTTTACCATTGAAGAGATTAAAGCCATTGTTACTACTGCAAAAGATTATGGTTTTACTGTAGCTGCACATGCACATGGTGCCGAAGGTATCAAACGTGCCATTAAAGGTGGCGTTACAAGTATTGAACATGGTACTTACATGGATGATGAAGGCATTGCATTGGCGAAAGAATACGGCACCTGGTTAGTACCTACCATCATTGCCGGCAAATCAACAGCCGACAGTGCAAAAATTCCCGGCTATTATACAAGTATTGTAACACCCAAAGCATTGGAAGTAGGTCCGAAAATACAAGCAACCTTTGCAAGAGCATACAAAGGCGGTGTAAAGATCGCTTTTGGCACCGATGCCGGTGTATTTGCCCATGGTAAAAACTGGATCGAATTTGTGTACATGACCGAAGCAGGTATGCCGGCGATGGAAGCCATTCAAAGTGCAACCAAGAGCGGGGCATTGTTATTGGGTATTTGGGATAAACTCGGCAGCATTGAAAAAGGAAAGATCGCTGATATTATTGCAGTAGATGGCGACCCGATCAACAATATAAAATCGATGGAAAAAGTTGTATTTGTAATGAAGGAAGGGAAAGTGTATAAGAAAGATGGGATGCAGGTGTTGTAA